The nucleotide window AAATGCTCAGGGGCGAATTCAAAGTCTTCAATTAATATTGATGGTGTACGTTAAGTTGCCTGTCGTATAAACATATCTTCAGTTGTGCGCAGTAAATGTAGGCATGCCTCATATTGCAAAGGACGTTAGTTTCTTGAAAATTGAACAGCTCCGTAGATAACAAATAACAATTTGGAAACTATATTTCTCGAATAAAAGAAACTCTAAAAATTAATAGTATTCCATGATGTGGTATTTTTGAAAGCACGTTGGTAGATGTGAAGCTACTTTACACTTTGAGCATTCCCAGCTGGTTTCGCTTCGTATTTGGTGTTTTGTACACACTTTGCACACCCTTGTTGGTTTCTTCTTTAGAGGCGTTGAATCGATATGTTTAGGGAAATGGGCCCAATGTTGGGTTTGAAGTCGGAGAGGTACTTCGCTTGGTGCAAATCTCGCACATTTTTTGTATTCTGGTAATTTGACGTTTTTTAAAATTGCTTCGGCTATATTGATTCGGAAATCAACATATCCCTCGTTGCTTTGATTATGTATTGTTTTAtacacaatatatgtatgtgtataatgtCCTTTGGCATATTTTTCCTATCCTTTCGTACTGTTCCAATAACGTTTGTCATTTTCTGGTGTAATTTCAAAAAGAGGTAATGTGGCGAGTACCCGTTGTCAAGAAACAAAGTATATCCCTGGTTTATTATAGATTCCGCTAATTCCATTACAACGTTCTCCGAAGCAATACTATTTCGATcaatatatcttatatattccAAGACAAAAACCGGTCCGTGCCTCGCATAACTTGTAGATTTTTAATCCAAATCTCGCTCTTTTTGATgggttaaattgtttatatgccAAACGTCCTTTATATTTCATCAATAATTCATCTATAACGACATTTTGACttggtttttttaaatttgtcatTCCACAGGTTAATGATAGGTCTTATCTTTCGAAGTGGGTCATTATTGTCATATTAGGCACAAAAATTGTACGAGTCAGACTAGCGGAAATACATTGAGGGGTTAAGATAAGATGCGAGAAATAATTCAATTTGAGCTTTTCGTATAAACTTCACAACCTTATTCATTTGTCATTTGAGACTGGTATCGGCTGCCACATGTGAAAAAAATGACTCAATACACGGAGCTCTCTCCACCATCATCTTGTGTGAAACCTTCGGGATTCTCCACCCATTGATCTAGTTCGATTTGCGTTAGCAAAAAGtagtctatactactattataaagaggaaggatttttatgtatgtttataatgaataaactcaaaaactactgtgccgatttcaaaaatttcaccatTGTAAAGCTACATTTACCCAGTGTATCATAGGCTATATTTCTTGTTCGAatcttaattttttggaaatagttcccaggtgaaggtatcaaaaagactcagtGATGgataatcttaatctgaaaatcGCTTGCAAGTCGTTCTTTTCGCATGCCGTGCCTAGCCGGGGTGGTCTGCTTGTGTGTTATAATTTTATCGCAAATGTAACATAAAAGCTCATTTTCATACTGGTTGTGTTTCCCACTTTGCCAACTGAGCTTCAGCGTTGAGAACTGCCTGATGATTAGAAACTGTGGCGGCGCGTAGTGTTTGGCACACCATCATCTCGGGAGAAGCCAGCTCTATGGTCATCTCCTGTGCAGACAGACAGCtgattaaaattattcgaatttgTAATAAGCAATACAAACAATTATACTTTATTAACGATTGAAAATCCATTCTTCGTAGATGCTTTCGTTCTCTTCACCAAATCGCTTTAAATTCGAACAATTGCATTTGTTTTAGTtgcaaaaagtttataaaatagaTATGCCGGTATCTATTTGACAGCAGCTGCCAATTTGTTGGATGGGTATGTTCAGTCCATAAACTTATTAGCTGCGTTCCGGGACAGGataagaattatttaaattgaactCAATTTTAGATTCTATGAGGTAACGTAATCTTTATAATATGCTTGAAATTGAAGAAGTTagaatatatctttttttattagTACTGTAATGTATAATTGAAGTAAGTTAttaatctttaatatatttatttagtaaagaTATTTCTATTTCCGAACAAGGCTTACCTTGTGCGAACACAGACTTTGGGTAGATATTTAGTTTTTAGATGttatatgcacacatatatattaagaCCGCTTTTCGGGATTAGTTAGTGgtggaatattttattattaggaGCTGATAAAACATTTCGGATAAAATGGTAACTCTACGAAAACAATAGGTGAGCAAACAACACGTAGctgctttattattattgataagAATTTCAACTGCTGCGGATTAAAGTTTCGTAATGCTGAAAGCTGTAATCCTTGTTGGTGGCCCTCAAAAAGGTGAGTTATTTATAACACATTTGTTACATtagtaatatttacatttattggaTTTTAGGTACTCGCTTTCGTCCACTTTCGTTGGACACACCTAAACCTCTGTTTCCAGTAGCCGGTCGTCCTATTATACAGCATCATATTGAAGCATGCCTACGTTTACCGGAGTTGAAAGAAATCCTTATAATTGGGTATTATCCCCAAGTTCAGATGGAGAATTTTGTCAGCGATATGCAAAacttgtataatattaatattaggtGATAACTTGAAATATTGTGGCAACTTTTTATTTGtagtttaatgaaatttgtattttatagatatttacaGGAATTCACTTCGCTGGGCACTGCAGGCGGCATGTACCACTTTCGCGATCAAATACGTTCGGGAAATCCGTGTGCATTTTTCGTTTTAAATGGCGATGTATGCGCTGATTTTCCTTTGCAAGATTTATATTCATTCCATAGACAGCGTGCTGATACCGCACTGGTGACCATTATGAGCACTGAGGCAACGCGGCAACAATCGCTACATTATGGATGTCTGGTATTTGATCGTAATAGCGGTGTAGTGTCGCACTATGTAGAAAAGCCTAGCTCATATGTTTCTACTTTTATAAATTGTGGTGTCTACGTATGCTCAATGGATATATTTGCACATTTAGCCGaagtattttattcaaaaagtcAGGAGTACTCAAATCATAGTTTACTTAATGGCGGCACAAACGGCAAAGATCAAGGACATATACAATGGGAGCAGGAGGTTTTAACACCGCTCGCTGGTACCAATAAACTCTGCGCAATGCCAGTACCGAATTGGTGGTCACAATTGAAAACTGCTGGCTCAGCCATTTATGCGAATCGTCATTATTtaggtattttgtattttatttagtatGTGTTTGAGATCTTAAAACTCTTGAAAAACACTTATTGtagaactttacaaaaatacgcATCCAGAGCGGCTGGCAAACGCTGGAACGAAGCTAAGTGAGCACGACTCTAATTTGATATGCACAATTCTGCCGGACGTTTATATTCATCCAAGTGCCACTGTTCATTACACTGCAACGGTTAGTCCTATTGACAATTTCTGATAATATTAATAAacgtttatgtaaaatttagttggGACCCAATGTTTCCATTGGACCAGGAGTTACCATCGGGCCCGGCGTTAGGATACGAGAATCTATTATTCTTGAGAATGCAGTTATAAAAGATCATACTTTGGTATTGCACTCAATTGGTATGTTATACAGTTGTTATTCAATTGATATCAATTAatcataatttcaattaatttttaagtggGTAGAGGTTCGATAATTGGACAATGGTCGCGTGTAGAAGGCACACCATCTGATCCGGATCCGAATAAGCCATTCGCAAAAATGGAAAATCCGCCGCTATTCAATAAAGAGGGTAAACTTAACCCTTCTATTACCATATTGGGTAGGTATCATCAGAtaccatatattgtatatagcaaatgaaatgatttttctttattcatctttaatatttccaaatatttttagtaaatttctaaCGATTGAGTCTTCTTTTCAGGTTGCTTTGTACAAGTACCGTCTGAGAAAATTCTATTGAATAGCATCGTCTTGCCGCACAAGGAATTATCTAGGAATTTCaagaatgaaataatattataatttaatatttgaatattgaaatttgtatttttttaataagtaaaaagtattctatatattaaattttagtgtCAGCCATATGTATGTTTCAAGTTTTCGTAATTCTCATCAAATTGCGTCGAACTTTAAAAGTTGAgcccactgactccgaatttcggtagtatattttaaaaacttcgaCTCGTTGTTGTATCCTCTATCTTTCCgctatgaaatggcaaaccttattgGAGATAAATGTCTAAAAGCTGGCTGTCCTTACCGGTCTACGTTTGTAGCCTTTAAAACCGggaattcaaataattaaagcTATCACTTGGGAGGTTTCTATCAAAGGTCTGGCTTTATCCTTAAGTGCTCCGTGTACCTCAATAGCACAGCATTCAACGGTGAAGTCTTACTATGGTTGGGAGTTTAAAATGTGGTGAATCTAGTTATCAAGCGACCCCAAAGATCAGCCTGGCTGGAGTCCCTTAAATAGCCCATTCTCAAACGGAGCTTACGGACTATGCGTAGCAGGGGCTATGGTCCTGCTTTCTCCTACATTCGTGGGTCCAAAAATTAActcaagtaaataaaataaatcaaaaataacagaGGAGTCCGACGCTCCGTCAAAGAAGCCAGAAGGAAATAGTTGTTCCGATAAAAGGGCTATGTTCTCAACGATCTCTAAGGCCAGACAGAAGCTATGTTTGGTGTAGGGACAGGGTCGAGCACCAACTCCAGTAAAGCAACAACATCGCCGGCAGCCCGAGCCAAATTAAGTAACCAGAATTTGACTATAAAGCAGCAAGGCAAAGAAGATGACAAAAATGAGGTTGCTGGCAGCCAAGAAATTACCTATTCTTACGGTTGAGTATCCAACAATGACGAAGTATGCGGAGAAGCGCCGTGCTGCATCATTATTAAGAAAGTGGTTCTACCCAACATTGAAATGGAATCGCCGAAATAATAAAGGTCAGCCGCAGGCTAAGTTGTCAGCCAAAAGGTTGAGTTACCTAAAAAGCATCTGCAAATTGGCGTCCCGGATAAGGGAGATCCCgaatgtaaaattttcaaagccCAATGGAAGTAGGCACAAGCCGCTTTGACAAACGTGACTTTGGAAGTGCTATTAAGCAATCCGGGCCCGCCACCATCTTGTACAGATACCGTTTGGTATCAGGGCCAGATCAAGATAACAGCCTGTGACGACGAGAGATCGGTCCAGCTATAGCCGCTATAGCTAAAGTGGGGGTATTATATGCCGAAGCTAAGCTGGTAGCGGTCGATAGAACGAATAGCCCATCCAAACCAAGGGCAAGGGTATGGTTCCCGGTTACACCATCGCAGCCGGATCTGAAAATGCTCATCAGCGCTTGATACTCTAATTTGCCAAAGGAGCGTTGGATGTTTGTTAAGGCTTTTGAGGAGCCTACACATCAGATCTTGCTGTGGATACGAAAAGGGCCTCAATGGAGATGATGCTCTTGCTTACAAATGGCGGTAAGATATTTTGATCACTGATGTCCAGGGGAAACTGGAGGGAACACTTGTCCAACCAACTAAATGGCATTAAAAGTACAACGCCAGGAGATGCCGAACCCTTTGTCGTGGATTGAGCAGAGCATCACACTTCGGTTGCAATCGACCGATATGATTTCGTCCGACCATTTTCTGTAACCATGTTGACCACcttttcaagctcttcataGCATGCATTCCGGCCAATGAGTCAATGGAGatctggagacatgtcttccatcTAACACAATATGATTAATTCGAtttcgcgtgtttcgatcaagaTACACCCACGTAGCTTGATGAGATTTCTTGTATCGGAATCTGGTTCTAcaaacaaccatatttcgggctcagcgaagtcgatcagcttcCGGCCgatggcgatgtttcgtcatgtatGTAGTCTCAATTTTTCGACTGTTGTGCCGTAGACACCTTCTCTTCGCGCCATAGCGTTGAAATCGTCAAGCACGGGGACACCGCCCATAGGtatgttctaggcgctcatagaaagcatattTAGACACATCGCCCTTATGTTACATTGGGACGTGGGAGCTAATCAGCGATGTTTTGCATAACTTCGTTTTGATGCGGATTCTAGCTAGACTATCTTACTACTAACTTATCGCAATTGAATTGATAACGAGAGTTTCATACCACTGGACCGtagttcaatatacaatatGCTGCAACAAATTCGAAAGTAACTTGAAATGGCAACCCTTTTGCAGCATGAAGAGGCTTCTTACAAATCCAGTGCAAAATTGAAGTTTCTATAGTATAATTCAACTCTTCAAATTCACCTCAATAATTTGTACATAGATAGTTTTGTACACCTCTCTTAACTGGTTATTTTCGAGATCACCACACTTCAACACAAATACATTGAAAAGGTTTATTTGCTCTCACAGCTACGGTGTTTCATAGGTGTTTCAACAGGTAAACGCATTGCCAGCGCAAGCTCCATTACGACGAagtgatgtatgtgtgtgtgtgtaagtgtgccGCCCAGCTACACAAATATCGTGAGCGTGCGTAGAAAATcctgttgttgtatgtgtttgAAAGAATTTACCTTACGATACAAGTATACACGTTGAACGAGTATGGCTATGATGGTTGTGGCTGCTTGAAATGCCAGTGAAACCGTGTTCGTTGCGCCTTAAATATGCTGCTAAAACGTAGCAGCGTTGTTTGAGCTTTttaaccaaattaaaaaaaaaaaaattaaaaaaaaaaatattaaactatagTAAATAGTTGTGTTTACTTGTAAGAAcatgttttaacaaaaaaaaaaaaaaaaaaatcaattctagTTCAAATCTGATTGGACTAATATTAgttatacagacatatatatgtacatatatgtatacggaCAGTGGCTATAAAACCTCGTCTAAAGTGCAATAAGAAATAATAAGGCAAAAAGCTAATCGCTGCGATTACGAAAACAGGTAGGTAAGTACGTAGGCAAATGTGACAACGGCtttgtgagagagagagagagtctcGGTAGATCGAGATGCCGCCGCAATTAATATCAAAAGAGTGATCGAGTTGTATGTGCAGACGTTTGTGTTAAACCAAGAATACTTAATAGTGTAAAAAAGTGGTGGATACTAAATCCTAACTTTAAACACATTTCTGTTTCCCAATTTAATATGAACAATTTTTATATGGCCAATAATAGTTGTatgctgtatatatgtatatatgtatgtacgtttaaatgtctaaaattttcataatgaaAAAAGAGAAACGAAAACCGTTTTTATTTTCGGTTTAGTTTTTAATCGTAACAAGCATTTGCTCTGCATGAGCTACCTACCAATAGAGCCTGGCTTGAAAATGTAAGTGAGCTTAGACGGTAGCAGCTTCTACTAACGGTTATTTATGTATTAGGTACATAAATAAAAGACAAATGAAGAATGTTGcagacaacatacatacattgcatGACATTAGGGTGAAACATAATATTGCTTGGATTTTTGATATCAAATTAGGTTTCCAAAAGGGTCTAAGCATCAGCGTTGAGCAGCCCCAATATACATAGATTTATTCAAGTGATTAACTACAGATTTGTAACTTCAAGAgagcattaaatttaaaattgtattgcaAAAAGCCGATAAAATACTCTATTCCTAGCACAATATTAGCAAGAATTTTTAGTATAAACGCTGAATAAATAGTAGATTATAGCAATTCTGCGCTTAAAGCGTATAATATTAGGCatgcaattatatttaattctcTCTCAATAATTCGCAATAAGTCCGCCCTATTAATtaatgtcatatacatatgtacatgcgagACATAAGTACTTTTCTATATAcgaatgtacttacatacttatatgtatgtatgttcacatTCAACATTTGATAAGTGAGTATATCTTATCTACCTCCACCGCAGTTACTagtgtttaaacaatttttatgttcgaatacacatacatacatacacataagtatggtttatataaataaatatatataaataacatatattGAAGTGTTTTCTTTATAGTGTAAAATATTACACAAGTAACGGCTAATTGAAGTTAGTGTAGGCCCAAACGTACGAGTGTAAGGATACTTTCAGTAAGTCTATGTATATTTGTGGAACTAGGCGAAATCGGTACTAAATTCTAAAATACGGCTTACATTTATGattagaaaatgaaaaagagTCAGAAAAGTGCGATAATAGAATAATAAGGATAATGAACAGTTATACAATTTTTCACCATTGGCTCCAGAGATCATATTACAGTTTTCGGGatcataatgtaaacaaattatttttgttgcacgTTTGGAGATGGAAAATATGAACTTAGATTAGAGAGCGAGTCGTTGCTAAGAAGGCTAATATCGCTCCGAACTCATtgctttaaaatcattaatatagcattcatatttgtatgtacatatgtgattggcgttgcaaccgtttagctggttatagccgaatcgacgatagtgcgccacctctctctctctccttcgcagttcggcgccagttggcgatcccaagtgtaaccaggtcgctctccacctggtccctccaacggagtggaggccttccccttcctcggcttcctccggcgggtactgcatcgaacactttcagggctggagtgttttcgtccattcggacaacatgacctagccagcgtagccgctgtctttttattcgctgaactatgtcaatgtcgtcgtataactcgtacagctcatcgttccatcgtctgcggtattcgccgttgccaatgttctgaggaccataaatcttgcgcaaaattttcctctcgaaaactcctagtgtcgtctcatctgatgttgacatcgtccaagcttctgcaccgtaaagcaggacgggaatgataagcgacttgtagagcttgattttggttcgtcgagagaggactttactgttcaattgcctactcagtccaaagtagcacctgttggcaagagttattctgcgctggatttcgaggctgacattgttcgcgttgttgatgctggttcccaggtatacgaaattatctacgacctcgaagttttgactgtcaacagtgacgtgggagccaagacgcgaatgcgccgactgtttgcttgatgacaggagatatttcgtcttgtcctcattcacctccagacccattcgcttcgccaccTTATCCAtgcaggaaaaagcagaacaaacagcgcggttgttgcttccgataatatcaatatcatcggcatacgccaggagctgtacactcttgtagaagattgtaccttctctatttagctctgcagctcttataattttttccagcatcaagttaaagaagccTCACGAaggtgagtcaccttgtctgaaacctcgtttggtatcgaacggctcggagaggtccttcccaatcatgacggagcttttagtgttgctcaacgtcaacttacacagccgtattagttttgcggggacaccaaattcagacaacgtggcgtaaaggcagctccttttcgtgctgtcgaaagcagctttaaaatcaacaaaaaggtggtgtgtgtcgatcctcttttcacgggtcttctccaagatttggagcatggtgaatatctggtcagttgtcgattttccaggtctaaagccacactgataagctccaatcagtttgttgacggtgggctttagcctttcacacagtacgctcgatagaaccttgtatgcgatatttaggaggctgatcccacggtaattggcgcagattgtgggatctcccttttcaTATTTACAAAGCTATTTTTTACATGTTCCAAAAAACGTATAACCTTATAAGTAATCTCCTCAAAATTCAGAGCCAACCATACTTTTTGTATCTAAAGGGTGATCCCTTTCGAGGTTCCCTCcttaaaaaaacacacacggaaaattcaaatttaatggaaaatgtttattatcattcgaaagaacattattaggcctttattttttttttaaattatcactttcaaatgttggtcccgtctacgtctcagatggtccatccttTGAGCTCAATTTTCGTTGACTCGTTCgaacatttcgactggtaactggcgaatgacacgcgtgaagttttgctccaaggcctgaatcgaaccGGGATTGTCTGCATAGACTTTAGagtttacatatccccacagggaAAAGTCGAACGGTGTGACATTATACGATCTTGATAGTCAATCGAACGGccaaaaacgtgaaattatctgctcatcgaagtgttctctcaataaatgcattgattgatgcgatgtgtgggaagtggagTTGTTGAAATCAAGATACCGAGTCGCCGAGATCAccagcttcaatttcaggcaacaAATAGTCAGTTATCATGGCGCTATAACAGTTGCCATTTCCGTTTACGtgctcaccggcatcatttttgaaaaaatatggacCGATAATTACACCAAATAGTTGTTATTTCTGTATGAAATGCACTTGCaattgaatctcttcaggttacTCTTCGTAACAAATGCGATAATTtagcttgtttacatacccattgagtcaGAAATGGGCCTCAACGCTGAACAGAACTTGACTCGAAAACGTCGGTTCTTCTTGGAACTCTTCAAGAACCCATTGAGCGATGCGAAGTCGCTTTGGACAAGTCGAGCGGCTTCAATACTTGCACAACccgtattttgtacgctttcaaatTAAAATCTCGACGTTAAATGCGCCCATTTGTTCCCTCGGTCAGTcggagttgctgcgaacggcgccgtATCGACTGCCCTTCACGGTCTTCGTGCACACTCTTAGCTACGGCCGCTATATTtacttcactgcgtgctggatgATATCTATTCGGGCGAGTATTATCCAATAATTAATGCAGGGTCTCAAGATGGgcgatggtgttgcgaatagtacgctcagtggGCCGATTATTTTGACCATGAGTTGAGCGAACCGCATTTGAAAATCGACCTATGTATACTTGGATACCCTTCACAGTTCATACTATTTTCCTCCTATAGCCTTACCATATTGGCTAATTTATATCGGGAGTTTATTGTGTCTCATTAGaattaacaatttcaatttgttattATCCTGATTCATAATTTGGgagaaaatagaaattatttattttcatgaaaaaatcataaaacggCGTCCAATTGGAGCGAGAACTTCGCAGTtggttgaaatgaaataatgttGAAGTTAACTTGCCAATTTTTAAAGCAAGAAATCAGAGTATGTGTGTTGGAAACTGAAAATAACTTAAAAGCGGCTGATTTTACTCAATTTTACGTTGCTTAGTTGCAGAGGAGAGCAAGCTGAAAGCACAAGAGCGCAAGCGAGTAAACGACTTTGTTGCCCATCAGGTAATGGTAGTTGCTCaggtgtgctgtgttgtgttgttgagaATATCGGCAGTACTAACCActataataattgttttattaaatacacacacagcAACGATCATTAATAGTTGCGCTGTCCTCACGCACATATTTATCCATATTATTTGAAGGTACAGTGAAGGCCCACTAAAAGGTGCTATCCATGTATTTACATAGATTGGTCGGTGATTTCTATATCATCCTTAGTAGTAATGCCATATTTCTGTGAGTCAAGATTTTCGATTATGCTATCATTACCACTTAAAGGAGTTATGTAGTTAGATACATGAAAAaagagaattttcagtaattttttctggtatgaaataatagaaaatgagttataatatggcattattatataatgttttgacttgaagtcacaaaaatttgaaaaacaaaatttataatttccaaagttatagctattTGTATTgatccagttccaaaaaaaggtccttgtggtgacaatcataagtcattgtcagtggcggatccagaaaAATTCTTTGGGGGAGGTTTTATGAAAAGTTTTGTTAcccaacgtatttttaatatagcagttccctcgcgaaaattcagttattataggacacgttttgttttttttgtgtatttttcccaaagtacgaatttgacgctaaaaaagctcgagaaatattttctttttatgaaagggagatcaactgttcagaacaTAACTTTCTTGtggaggtgaaaatgtggaaatagcgaacttcaggcaagcattttcggaatgctctcgaagctttagaagcagtgaacaaaacgtcttttgggaatgttttcaagattttacgcatagTGGCCTatttcaatagcatcaccggaaagaagtttttcaagtttaaagacaattaaaacctatttacgaaatacgacaggtcaagataggcttaatggtctagcatcaatgaatattcatagggatattgatctgtcagttgataaaatactagaagaattctttcaaaaaccaaggaaaatataacatggaatgtgagatcccgtgtaattctcaattaatcactgagcttcagcgatactgcttgtacaaatgtagagaaagttcgaattatatgaataacaacaaaaatattgtaacttattataattgcttataatttgatgtgatttttttgatcaataatctcattccaaacccatatcaacaaacttatatttttctctgagtttagggggtgttttaataccaaaaacaaCCTCCCCCCGTGGATCCGCTACTGGTCCTTGTAGATTTAtcaaaaatcaatcggataagaaaaattagttttataaatacataatcctgggcctgatcgaatctttttttctaaaaaaattaacaaaatggcggcctcagggaattttcgaaatttttgaaaaaggtttatgtacatattctaaaagctgtataaattactgagcggttttcgagtttcAGTTgttaccagttcaaaaaacatagtttagttgttggagtgcccgagcgctctttgttatttgtcgaataattcgaaaagtaattatcggatcaattacaaattttcagagaatatttttaagatattacacttaacgaaaatgcaatttttttactacCCCAAAAccccttaaggggctataccagtgtaacacaTGAAAAATTAAGCGAGTTTCGTGATTTTATTTTAGACAATACTCGATCGaatatttcgaagttttttgtacataataatgtatattttcagctatttttttaagattttgtttttacaaaaatattgaaaagtaacGGAGTTATGAACTGTCTTCGGTGG belongs to Zeugodacus cucurbitae isolate PBARC_wt_2022May chromosome 6, idZeuCucr1.2, whole genome shotgun sequence and includes:
- the LOC105210351 gene encoding mannose-1-phosphate guanyltransferase alpha-A, with the translated sequence MLKAVILVGGPQKGTRFRPLSLDTPKPLFPVAGRPIIQHHIEACLRLPELKEILIIGYYPQVQMENFVSDMQNLYNINIRYLQEFTSLGTAGGMYHFRDQIRSGNPCAFFVLNGDVCADFPLQDLYSFHRQRADTALVTIMSTEATRQQSLHYGCLVFDRNSGVVSHYVEKPSSYVSTFINCGVYVCSMDIFAHLAEVFYSKSQEYSNHSLLNGGTNGKDQGHIQWEQEVLTPLAGTNKLCAMPVPNWWSQLKTAGSAIYANRHYLELYKNTHPERLANAGTKLSEHDSNLICTILPDVYIHPSATVHYTATLGPNVSIGPGVTIGPGVRIRESIILENAVIKDHTLVLHSIVGRGSIIGQWSRVEGTPSDPDPNKPFAKMENPPLFNKEGKLNPSITILGCFVQVPSEKILLNSIVLPHKELSRNFKNEIIL